GCTAGAAACTAAGCAGCTTAATTTTGTCTTACCCCTCGTCGAGTTTCTGGATGAAGTAGTATCTCTTGTTGTCGATGGTGATGGAACTGCGAGAGCAGATACACAGTGCATGTCCCATCCTCGACCTAGCATCGCTCACTCATCGAGCAgaactgccacacacacacacacacacacacaccattcagtTCATGAGAAATTACGTACGAAAAATACGTACGAAACACTTCTGCACTTCAGCAACTCTATGAAGATGACCacattacaattaaaaatgttcatGGTCCAACACACATCTAGTGTTTCATGTAACCATCAACTTCATTCATTCCGAACAACTACCACTACTttaactagcaagctagctgttTGATTTGGGTTCACTAGCTAATGCTGAAGGAAGCTATGTgatgatatatttttgtaatgGACAGCAAGGTTTATAGTGgccaaaacttaaaaaaaaaaaaaaaaaaaagctctaaagATAGCAGATAACCACTTCCTAGAAAAGCCACCAtgctaattttcattttttaaaaataaactgaaagctGTAATGTTTGGTAACACAATTAGTTGTCCCTAGTTCAACACTTTCAGTACAGTTTACGTAAAAATTACTGTTATCTAACTGTCCATAAATACCTGTCTGCACTCAAACGGTGATGAGAATTTTCCagtcaggttaaaaaaaacaaacaacaagaaAACAGATAAATTATTTAGGAGTGTGCACACCAGCTTCAAATTGCAGAGGGTGAACAGCTAAATAAGAGCTCACAGTACCTCAGGTTGACATTAAAGCATTCGAAGTTAGCGTATTTTCATTACAGCACTAGCTATTGCATTAAACATAACCCCAAAAATCAAGGAATATTAGCAAAGGATGTATAGATGTTTAGTTAAATAAAAGGCTTAAACCACATTTCTGATACAGTgcataataaacaataaagtgttttatccttgacatccatccatccatccattctctgtaccacttatcctacacagggtcacagaacctggagcctgtcccaggggacttggggcacaaggcgggggacgcCCTGGACGCATGTCTTTgggctgggggaggaaacccctgaagcatggggagaacatgcgaacgCCATGCACAAagggtggaggcgggattcaaacccccaaccctggaggtgcgaggaaACAGcactaaccactaagccactgtgacCCCCTTAGTGTCATATcctatacatttaaaaatatatattttgctaGTTTTCTGGATCTATATGTGTCAAATTTAATGTAACACTAAAGGCCTAAGGTCTAAACAAGTGCTAcacctaaataaacaaattgtcTTTGCCATGCAAAAGCCTTAATAATAGCCATCAGCAGTCTACACTTCCTAGGGTCAGCGCACTAGTTAGTACAGAGACCTGCAGATTGAAACGCAGCCCAGGGTTGAAGAATAAGTCGATTTGGGACGCACCCTTTAATGTGGCTACGCGCAAAAACCCAATATGGCACGTTataatgtattgtaatataaCATATGATATCACGGTGTACTcatgatatttatattatttacattcttCTTGAAATTTTAGGCCACAATCCATACAGCGGCACTAATGATAAAATATCGAGAGAAAACCGCTATTACTGTAAATTTCccctaaaaaaaagtttatttaccTTAAAAAAGACAAGGCTCGTGGCTGACGTCATTAACCATAAATTAATATGTCGTACATTTTCAAGCGCAAACGCAAATACAAACACGGGTATTTACCTTTATTTACGGATTCCGACCTCCTCCGCTATTCAGCTACAGCAGCGTGATACTTCCGCGTACACTACAGACACGCACTTCCGGGTACGCTATGACGTAGCACTGACGTCTTCAGGGTTAACACATGCAGCACTCATTATTTATAGCGTCGTGTgcttttaaaggtgcaatagtcatttCACACTTggacaaataacctggaagaaaAGTAAACCATGATAAAATATAAACGTTTAAGCCGTGGCTTCAGCACAAGTGTGTTATGTGGTTGAgaaaaacccatttggaaaactgatgTCCAGTCAGGAATACTTGTTTGgtagctcagaaaaaaaaaaaaatcactcaaaaGTTGTATCCACCTACTTACCTgttaatcttacctaatgcacctttaaatgttaaaactcCCCATGTTGTTATCAGTGtcacattttgaaaaataatttctcCTCATGTGCATATTTAATctggaataaataagaatattcattcattcatttccagTAAGCACTTCtgctgcattcgactagagGTTGTAACTCATAATTCCCAACCTCTGACCAGGAAATATAAAGAAAACGCGaccctcaacttggaattcctactcgtTACTTCAGGATGGTCTtcctccgagttcagcaagtgacataaaaattaacatggctgctcacagcatcaacagtaaacacactgactacagtttgctgttttgagaagcAAAATACTGCATACATCACTCATCaaagttagctggctagcttgttgctaacaaaagacaaacatgtttttttcccactttgtatcTCAAATAAAATGACGTAATTCCTGGCTCAAACTTCCCATTTCCTAtataagtcgaatgcagcatttgTCCTGGTCTGGATGGTGATGGATCTGGgtggagtctatcccgggagcactgtgtgtgaggtgggaatacaccttggatggtgtcccagtccattgcagagcaccatgcaTGCGCACAATCATTCAAACCGagcgtagccaatccacctacccgCATATATTTTAGggtgtgggaggaaactggagaacctggaggaaacccggGCAgaagaaactccacacacactcacacacacacacaaaccccacTCATCAATGTAGGGATCATGAAACTATGAGGCGGCAATGCTACCCCCGCACCATCAATTAATCCTAATGGTTGGCTCTGTAAACACTCAGAAAAGTCACTTTCATCCAACTTCATTGATTTATGGATAATTTCTTTAGAGATTTAGACAATGCACATTTTGTTCTGACACTTTTGTGCAActtgtacagtatttattattttggtttaaaataagattttttttatattaaaaaggaaaatcatTACTAatctcctttttattttttttttcctttacttttttgttttgttttacaaaatattaaacGTGATGCTGAGAAATAGGACATTTAGCACCAGAAACCATAAATGTAAAGCAGGTTTTGATATTGCTATCACCCCTTTGTTGAATACCTTAGTATAGTTTGCAAAGTTAGCATGTTAGTAAATGGACTTGCAAACATTATAAGCATTGGCAGATCTAGCCAACAATAATAGGACTTGTTAGCAGAATTTTATGGCGAACAAAGGCATATTTATGCAATTTGAGTATATAAACTTTTTAGAGAGGCTAATGCTAATATTAACTATTTGCACATAGTCAGTGCACATTACCATGCCTAACTAGAATGATGATTGAAGATGTCTGGGATATAATACTATATGCTTAagagtatataaaataaaaacagccaatgaaacaatcaatttacagctttattttaattcatagtTATTTGGACActtatggtaaaaaaaaaaaattgaccaaATGACAAACAACATTTAGtagctgtatttttatattttatgacaatACCACAAGATTGCGCACTGTGCTTTCTTTGGTAATGATGGCAGGAAGTTGGTGGCTTTCCTGCCGTCCATTCCATCTTAGtattcttctccttcttcctcttcctcaaaAGAGTCGATCCCAACCTCTTCGTAGTCCTTCTCCAGGGCAGCCATGTCTTCTCTGGCCTCAGAGAACTCACCCTCTTCCATGCCTTCACCAACGTACCAGTGCACAAAGGCTCGCTTGGCATACATCAAGTCAAACTTGTGGTCCAGACGAGCCCAAGCCTCAGCAATGGCCGTAGTGTTGCTCAACATGCACACAGCCCTTTGGACCTTGGCCAAGTCGCCTCCAGGCACCACAGTGGGTGGCTGGTAGTTGATTCCCACCTTGAATCCagtgggacaccagtccacgAACTGGATGCTTCTCTTGGTCTTAATAGCTGCAATGGCCACATTGACATCCTTGGGCACCACATCACCACGATAAAGAAGGCAACAGGCCATGTATTTGCCATGCCTTGGGTCACACTTGACCATCTGGTTGCTTGGTTCGAAGCAGGAGTTGGTGATCTCGGCCACAGAGAGCTGCTCGTGGTAAGCTTTCTCAGCAGAAATCACTGGTGCATAGGTAGCGAGAGGAAAGTGGATTCTGGGATATGGGACCAGGTTGGTCTGGAACTCGGTCAAGTCGACGTTTAAGGCACCATCAAAACGCAGAGAAGCAGTGATTGAGGACACAATCTGGCTTATGAGCCGGTTGAGATTGGTGTAAGATGGGCGCTCGATATCCAGGTTCCTGCGGCAAATGTCGTAGATGGCCTCGTTATCTACCATGAAGGCGCAGTCAGAGTGCTCAAGTGTGGTGTGGGTGGTCAGGATGGAGTTGTATGGCTCCACCACAGCCGTGGACACCTGCGGGGCCGGGTAAATGGCAAATTCCAGCTTGGATTTTTTGCCGAAGTCTACAGAGAGACGTTCCATCAGGAGGGAAGTGAAGCCAGAACCAGTGCCTCCTCCAAAGCTGTGGAAGACCAGGAAGCCCTGAAGACCTGTGCACTGGTCAGCCTGTACAGAAAAAGTGACCAGATGTAATACTgatgtaatattataatattaatattgatgCTAGGCTGGGAGATGTCTATTTTCAGAAATTACTCCAATAAGAAACCCCTGAACAATTTCATCTATTGACTTAATTTTTAAGGTTATGTGGATTCATCAAGATGAACTATTAAGGATGTCTTGCTACTTATTTAAACTTTCAGGAAAATGAACAGAGCCACTTGCATGAGTGAAGACAGTCCAGTTGCCTTGACTTACTACATTACTATTAGCTTCTCGCGAATGGAGATAAGGAAAAGTTAATCCAAAATGCCAACATGACTACTGATGACTACTAATATACAAAAAGTTTAGCTATGAGCAATCTAAATTCTTGACTGTCTTACCAGTTTGCGGATGCGATCAAGGACAGAGTCAATGATCTCCTTGCCGATGGTGTAGTGACCACGAGCGTAGTTATTAGCTGCATCCTCTTTACCAGAGATTAGCTGCTCTGGGTGGAAGAGTTGGCGGTAGGCACCAGTACGGACCTCATCTGAAACAAGAGGTTCCCATAAAGCAAATTTAGTTTTCCGCACACTGGGTGTAAATGTGACCTGAATATATAGGATTTTGACTGACTAATATGCAGTTATTATATGAAGATTATCTTATTCCACAATTTTCTTGTATGTGCTATTAAATATCTGCCTGTGTCTTAACAGCCCCatctgatagatagatagatagatagatagatagatagatagatggatataCTTAATTGGTCCCTGAGGACAAATCTGCGGTAAAAATTTGTTCTGCTGTGTTTCCAGTTCAAGATAAGATGTAATTTACCAATGACAGTTGGCTCCAGGTCCACAAAGATGGCACGAGGTACATATTTGCCAGCTCCAGTCTCACTGAAGAAGGTGGTGAAGGAGTCATCATGGCCACCAACAGGCTTCTGGCTTGGCATCTGACCATCAGGCTGGATGCCATGCTCCAGACAGTATAGCTCCCAGCAGGTGTTTCCCATCTGAACACCAGCCTGGCCAACGTGGACGGAGATGCACTCACGCTAAGGGGCAAGAAAAATGCAGTAGGTGTGATTAGCAAGATATTAGCAAGACTTGATTAGATTCGAAAATTCTGAAGTAATACACAGAACTTCTTTTTGCGTTTGTAATGGATGAGGGTTGTCTGAAACATCCTCCTTCTCTCAAAGAGACATTGCCTCTGTATCTGTCCATCTTAGTAAAGGAGACTCAAAACATGTTTCCTACTTAATCCTGGGCCAAAAAGGTTGCTCATTGCAGGTAGACAATGTGCTTGAAAAGGTTGATACTTCTAAttcttttgtcctgtttattGCCAGGATTACataagaaagaatgaaaaaactACCTAGTAGAGTTCAATAGTAGCGTTTCCCaaaaaaccccccaaaaaaacaggATTTTGGATGTTAATTCAAACTCTTAAAATCTATTACACACAGGTTAGTGAAAGACATAATATGTTGTAGTTGGTTTTGTATTGTTTGCTGACACATATGACATACTGACACCATTATCCACATAGGTCTAAGTACAACAGTATGgtttctttatgcaaatttgCACTACAGGCTTGGCACTTGCATTCAGGCACACATAACTCTTTCCTGACTGATATTTGCtattcttgctttttttttttttttttttttttttttttaccaccagATGGCAGAGACAAGTGATTCTAGTCTCTCCAAGAGTTTCACATGACTGACATTTGCAGGTGACAGTTCAGGTTAAAGAGAGTGGGTGGAGcgaacacacacattttccaccCGGGTTGCAAACCACCATCCACCATTTTAAAGCCTCTGAATTCCACACAAGCTTTGAGCTGTGGATTGTTTTGAAAATAGAGGCTGCTGAAAGGTCATTGCTCTGTGAAGTTTTGCTAACCATGTTTACACATACAGAGAAGAAGGAGTTCCTCTGACATGCCCACAAGGCCAAAAATGTCAACGTCTGTCTCAGCAGGTTTGGGTGAGAGGTGAAGCATCGTTAGCCTACGCCCTTACATGGAATCTTCAGCATACCCTTGAGAAAAAGGGAGCGAGTTGCAAATGGGCGCAGTGTGCAAACAACAACCAGTTGAATTTCCCACCATTTAAAACATCTTACTTTGGAAAAACAGATATGTTTGTAATGAATATAACTTCATAAATGATACATATTGTGACATTAGTATTATAAGAATGAATCTTTGGAAAAATGGGTTTCTTAAAGGTTCCAGCTAATGGGTTTAAACATAGAACCGTGAGGGTTTTCCCAGAAGGACAAACTCAGAACCCAGAATAAAACAAAGAGAACAACTTAAGAATTTGTTTGTTATGATGGGGTaacagagtaaataaaatatttaaatccaTAAATCCATTAATACAATTACAAATATATTGTATGTGACCTATATGTTACCTACAGACTTTGGAATTATGGtgtaaaagtggaaaaaaaaaagcctgtcgTTGGCTTTTAACAGGTCTTTCCAATGCTATAAATGGTTCAACAATTCAAGTCAGCATTTTTTAACATCTTAAAGTCAATGTGTGCTTTGAATGTTGAAGCTATGCTGGCACAttactgcacacacatacatgcacaacTTTAAAATCGAATGTGTCAGACATAACGTCATGTgttatgattaaaaaagaatTCTGAATGCCCAGTAATGATTTGGGAATCTGGGATGGTGCTCCAGAGAGTCGTCCCACTTTAGCGACTTTCCCAAAACAGCGCCTGCGTTCGTCTCTGAATCAGCTTCTCATCTCGTCCGGGTCATTCTCTATTTTTACCCTCCTGCCCCCTGCAGCGGTGTGTTACTGGGGAAGGTTATTAGTCAGGCACATGGGAACGGCCTAGTTTGGTCAGGAAGCTATTTGGGGTGTGCTATAACTATCACCTTTCTCATATACAGTACCTTCTCCACATTTACTACTGCTAAGCCATTTGTTAACACCAAACTTTTACCCAGTAACGAGCCTGAATTGCTTCTGCAGTGTTGCCCACACACAACTGAGAATATAACATTCACCACACCCAATATTATCACAGGTACTTCATAATACTCTTATGGAGAGCATTAAGGTCTATCCCTTGTACTGCTCATTAATTATTTGCATTgtgttttgactttgttttgccCACAGCAGCTTGTTTCCATGAGTTTATGAGCTCTGGATTGTACCGTGGATTGATTTTGAAGAGGTGGTTTTCTCAAATATAAGGACTCCAGATCACAAGACCTTTCTAGATTTTCGGTGTTTAATAAAAAAGGTTTCTCCTTCTTGAAAGAGTTTGACTGTTGGTTCCATTTTTTCCAGGGCAGTGGTAGCACAGCTAccctataataaaaaaaattaaatctataaccaTGAAgcattctttggtttgtcccgcTTAAGGAATCCTTAGGGAATGCTGCCCTTGATGCAGAATcctacaactgtgtgcttcccaTATTAGCATGGATACCAAATAGAACCAGTTCAAGAAGCTAAGAGCCTTAACTTATCGAAGAACCCTTGAGTGAACCTATTTGTAGCTTGAGAGCTGGACCATTAACCAAACATACTCCAAAGGCTGGAGTTTTCTAACGCATGGAAGTTCTCATGAATGATGTTTATTGGTGcttgttgatgttttttaacAATTGTTTGGAAACCTTTAGGAAACCACATTTATGCCCATAATCTTCTGGCTTTGAGAAGATATTTTACCatccaaagtcaaatccttcagcatcTCCACACATTACAGATAAATGATCATAGCTATGTAGCTTgtattcagtttaatttttcataaaatggTTGTTTCATTCCCCATAGCATTGAGTCAAGATGGcaaaagtttattttgtttttttattatctaaATAACTCAAGTCTCCCATGTTCTTGGTGATGACACTGCCCACAACCCTTTGATGTCACTCATTTCCATTTCGCGATCTACAGCAAAAGCTGGTACTAGAACCGCACCGATTTCGCCAGCGAAGAACTGGCTCCAGATCCAATTTAGGCACCAGCACCATATCAGTGCCTGAGCAAGACCATTAAGACCTCAGCATATGGCTTGCAGAGAAGATGTTTGGCCAGCTTCCACAAATAATGACTTTCTGTTTTTAAGGTCATAAATGTCAGATCCAATGTCCAAGGACTACCTGCTAGTTAAATGTGTTACAGtatatcacactttttatatTAGTCAATATGGGCAGACTTTGACAGACTTTATTGACACAGTAAACACCAGATTTAGTCAATGATTAACTTCCCACTGACATTATAAGCATCCATATTCTTTTTTCCAGGTCTTTTCTAGTTGTATATGGAAAACAATTtcaacactgattattttattcacaaaaaaaaaacaaaaaaacttacacacaagtgcactacataggggaGGAAATAATGACTACAGCACCCTATATATAGGctactgtttttaaaatcctaCTACCACAGTTATTGCTTTTGAATGTAACCACCCACACAAGTGTAACTAGCTAATGCATCTCATGATGTTTACCTCTGCACTTGTCAAATTCAATATGAAAACAGTGAAGTCCTGATAATGTGGTGGCCGAACATAGCCTTGTTCATTCAGCAGTGATGTTTGGTTCTCAACTAAAATCAGAGCAACTGAACAACGTTGCTAGCCAAACCAGCTTGCTAGATAGCTGATCAGGTTAGGATACAAGTTCCACAAGGCCTCAGAATACTTAATGCTTAATACTGAGGGCTGCAAGAAGACCAAACTACTGCTGCGAAATTACTCTCAGATACTCTCTGTGGTTTCGTATTAGCCATTGTGTACGAGAGCTTCAGTACTGCAGGTGCGGGTATTAAAATTTCACAACAATTTCCTTTTCCTTAAGCTCAGCCATCttgaaataaatcaactttGGCATGCCTCACATGCCATGACCGATCTTAGGCTTGGTTGCGTAGCATGTTTGTCGGCAGAGTTAGTCCAGCCGCCATATACATGACATGGTGACCAAAGCCACCACACAATATCCGTTTGCTCTGTTTGCTACGTCATTATTTGTGGAAACCAGTCAGATGGCACCTCCACACGAAGTGTGCCGAGTCCTTTAGTTGGTTATCCATAAACACTACGGTGGCTGCTAACCAAAATACTGaattcaataaaattaaaaggtcTAACCTGAGTCAGAGCAGTTTATGGAAGAAGACAAGGATAACATAAAAAAGATTAGAAATTATGAATTGATGCAGTACACATTCAACATTATTGTATATTAACTACGACACATTTCTGCAATGTGGACCTCACAAAAATTTTAATCCTGGTTATGGCCCTGCCTGCCAAAGATATAATCTATCAAACAAAGTTTtgcatataaacaaattagtcatttagACCACGAGactctgatcaggataaagcagttactaaagatgaatgaatgtagtgtgtgtgtttttgtgtgtgtatgggtgtgtgtatacttATCATTGGTTATTTGCAGTGTCATTCGTTTAACAGGCAAAGTAAAGAAGCGGGTGGGGGGGGGGTCTGTATATGGAAAACAGTTTTTTATTATGGCCTAAACTGCCACACAGATGGTAAATGCTACCTGGAAATAATCTAGTGtgcgttttgtgtgtgtatgtgtaaattaCAGCTTTTACAAGTCAGCTTTCTAAAGCTGGATATCTGAGAGAATTCagatttgatttttctttttacacatacacacacacacacacacacacacagacaactgGTCAAAAAACTGTACAAATGACAGGAAGAACGACTGGTCATAAAGTGGTTAAACAGGAAGCTGTAAAGTTAACAAACACACCCGCTTATCACACAGCTCAGACGCGAATGAGGATAAACTGACAGTAGCATTAATGACTAGATCGTTTCTGACTGTAGTAACAATAAATTGGCTAATATTGTTTGtcagtttgttttatttcacgGTTTGTTGTGGTAGAATGAACCGATGAGTgccatgtcaaaaaaaaaaagacacccaATCAATGACTACATCTAAAAACAACTGAATAGTGGCCACCCCCGCAAAACAACCAACTGCTGAAAGTGATTAATCATTGACCACCATTGAAAAATGTCCAATCATTGACCCACTCTGaaaaacaaccaatcactgtcCACTACTGCAAACCGACCAATCCATGGCTCACCACTGAAAAACAACCAACCACCGATCAATgaaaaataaccaaaaacagATCACCACTGAAGATGAACCACTCACTGAACACCACTAAAAACAGCCTAACAAAACAAACTAGCAAACAACGGATCACTACTGAAAAATGGCCAGTCATTGAGCAGCACTGAAAACCAATCACTGACTCCCACAAAAACTGCCGGTCAGTGACCCACTCCGAAAAGCAACCGACCACTGAACACTGATTAATCAGTGATCACCATTGAAAagtaaccaatcactgaccaccataaACTCTGAAAAGCAACCAACCACTGAtcatgactaaaaaaaaaataataaataaaaaatatcaccaATGAGAACCAACCAATCACTGGCCACCGCAAAAATAGCCGGTCAGTGACCCACTCTGAAAAGCAACCAACTACTGATCATGACTAGAAACTAACcactcactgatcaccattaaaATGTCTCATGAAGGAACTATTCAGAAAAACATCCAATCACTGTTCACTCCTGAAAATGACCAATCATTgctcattgtttaaaaaaaaaaacccagtcagATCTCTGatgtacaataactactaagaAACAAGAACTAGCTCATAACCATTAAAATAGAGCCCCTGTGAAACATGTTGATCTGTCAAGGAAACGAACCAccaaccaccaaaaaaaaaaaaaaaaaaaaaaaaaaaaaaagtcatcctCCCCCATCTCTTACGTAACACATTTGATGTGCAAATAATATGTTGATTCATGAACTAACGCAAATTAGCGCAGTGCGCAGGCGCCGttttctgcgcatgcgcacaccGCTCCTGGAAGTACGCAAGAGTATATATGGCGGGAGAGTTGCGGAACAAGTAATTATCGCGTAATtatcatttgaaataaaactaactaactaaataaagcATTTCTTTCATTCCATATAGCCAAGTCTGGagtcgattaaaaaaaaaaaagaagatatatTGTTAGTTTAAATTAGCGCGCGCGCGTTTAGTTTTACATGTCCTGACTATTACTGAGAAATTATTGCTTATAATTTAGGAATATTTAATGAAGTGGATATATGTAAAATTAGTACGCACCATTTTGCTGTTATGTCCTCTCACTGTGTACCTGCAATGGGGTAATGAAGTGAGACACGAACATGTGCTGCTGACGCATACGCTGCCTTTTatatgcgcgcgcacacacacacacacacacacacacacacacacacacacacacacacacacacacgaacggAGGAGGAGCGAGCAACacttacaaaataaaaacaaatgactaTGACTAAGACTAAAATAAATAGGATATATGCCCAAGTAATTAAAAgttcacagaaataaataaccaaaattatatagagattattatatatattataaattatagaaaaatattaattatttataacaacataacaacaacaataataataataataataatttaatttttgtatttttacttttttttgtatgattttatttattttttatttttccctgttttttttcccctctcctctACACATTCTGAAACTAACACACAATAATCCTggacatttagatttttttcaatatGAGTAGGgatggatagataaatagataga
This Pangasianodon hypophthalmus isolate fPanHyp1 chromosome 26, fPanHyp1.pri, whole genome shotgun sequence DNA region includes the following protein-coding sequences:
- the tuba8l2 gene encoding tubulin, alpha 8 like 2, with the protein product MRECISVHVGQAGVQMGNTCWELYCLEHGIQPDGQMPSQKPVGGHDDSFTTFFSETGAGKYVPRAIFVDLEPTVIDEVRTGAYRQLFHPEQLISGKEDAANNYARGHYTIGKEIIDSVLDRIRKLADQCTGLQGFLVFHSFGGGTGSGFTSLLMERLSVDFGKKSKLEFAIYPAPQVSTAVVEPYNSILTTHTTLEHSDCAFMVDNEAIYDICRRNLDIERPSYTNLNRLISQIVSSITASLRFDGALNVDLTEFQTNLVPYPRIHFPLATYAPVISAEKAYHEQLSVAEITNSCFEPSNQMVKCDPRHGKYMACCLLYRGDVVPKDVNVAIAAIKTKRSIQFVDWCPTGFKVGINYQPPTVVPGGDLAKVQRAVCMLSNTTAIAEAWARLDHKFDLMYAKRAFVHWYVGEGMEEGEFSEAREDMAALEKDYEEVGIDSFEEEEEGEEY